A region from the Paenibacillus sp. FSL H8-0048 genome encodes:
- a CDS encoding alpha/beta fold hydrolase encodes MPNACTEARLARSSNLHMWDGILPQLEQDYSILSPDLRGHGRSDKPETGYHIDEMAEDMYQLLRHLQVDKCYVAGSSMGAQIAVSLAAAHPELVASLVCEGALNNEFGAYGIFDGTAEEVEQRKVQLRADLDEWEEPFYDSIESHVF; translated from the coding sequence GTGCCGAATGCCTGCACTGAAGCCAGACTGGCAAGATCCAGCAACCTGCATATGTGGGATGGAATTCTCCCGCAACTTGAGCAGGACTACAGCATCCTTTCACCGGATCTCCGGGGGCATGGCCGGTCGGACAAGCCGGAGACTGGCTATCACATTGACGAGATGGCAGAGGATATGTATCAGTTACTAAGGCATTTGCAGGTGGACAAGTGCTACGTAGCAGGAAGCTCGATGGGGGCACAGATAGCGGTCAGTCTGGCAGCAGCCCATCCGGAGCTTGTAGCGTCCCTGGTATGCGAAGGTGCGCTGAATAACGAATTTGGCGCATATGGTATATTTGACGGCACGGCAGAAGAGGTGGAGCAGAGGAAAGTGCAGCTCCGGGCAGACCTGGACGAATGGGAGGAACCGTTCTATGACAGCATTGAATCGCATGTCTTTTGA
- a CDS encoding SDR family NAD(P)-dependent oxidoreductase, whose protein sequence is MHTQRHSLDLLINNAGVMTPPVLQVTADGFELQFGTNYLGHFALTAYLMPLLRKAKEPRVVSLSSIAHRNGSIHFDDLQFERRYHAGQSYAQSKIAMIMFALELQRRSDLAGWNLLSLPVHPGISRTDLLLNGAGRNSAPGILRRLLGPILFQPAAQGALPALFAATSPDAKAGVYYGPGRLSETRGLPKPARWLRKRWTGLPQPGCGRSPGS, encoded by the coding sequence ATGCATACTCAGCGGCACAGTCTTGATCTTCTGATTAACAATGCGGGAGTCATGACTCCACCTGTACTCCAGGTCACCGCAGACGGGTTCGAGCTGCAATTCGGTACGAATTACCTTGGACACTTCGCGCTCACTGCGTACCTGATGCCCTTGCTGCGCAAAGCAAAGGAGCCCCGGGTGGTCAGTCTAAGCAGTATCGCCCACCGGAATGGCTCCATTCATTTTGACGACCTGCAATTTGAACGCCGTTATCATGCGGGACAGTCCTACGCCCAATCCAAAATAGCAATGATTATGTTCGCTCTGGAGCTGCAGCGCCGCAGTGATCTGGCCGGATGGAACCTGCTGAGCCTACCGGTTCATCCGGGCATATCACGTACGGACCTGCTGCTGAATGGGGCGGGACGAAACAGTGCTCCCGGCATTCTCCGCAGGCTGCTTGGGCCCATCTTATTCCAGCCGGCTGCCCAAGGCGCACTCCCTGCACTGTTTGCCGCCACATCACCGGATGCCAAGGCCGGAGTCTATTACGGTCCCGGCAGACTCTCAGAAACCAGAGGCTTGCCGAAGCCGGCAAGATGGCTCCGCAAGCGCTGGACCGGACTGCCTCAGCCAGGCTGTGGGAGGTCTCCCGGCAGCTGA